The window TGGTGCCGAACCACTGTACGACGCCGGGGTGAAACGCCCCGGGCTGTTCAGGCGAAAACGCGCGTTGCTCGACTGGGCGAAGGTCTTGCCGGCTCGGGCCTGCTGATCGAGGCTGCTGGCCTGGTAGCCGCCACGGCCATCGCGCTCGTTGTACAACGGCTCGCTGAAGTAGCGCGGTGCGTAGGGGTCGGTACCCAGACCGATCCAGCGCCAGAAGCGGCTGCCCCAGTCGTTGGAGTAGCTGGAATAACCGGAGCCGCCGAAAGAACTGCCGTAGCCGCCACCGTTCGACGAGACGACAGGCGGGCCGCTCTCGATCACGGTCTGGTCATCCAGTCGCTTTTCCTCTTCAAGAGGCGCCGGCACCGCCTGCACGGTGGTCAGGTTGAAGCCGGCCATCAGCGGGTGGAAGCGGGTATTGCCCAGATCGGCCACGCAGTCGCCGCGGGTGAAATCACTGGCACAGGCGTCCTGGCTGGGGTACTCCGGCACGATTTCCAGATGCTGGTCGCGAGCCTCCGCCGCCGCATCGGCACAGACATCGGCTGCCACGCCGGCCGCGACACAGGCCGGCTCGCTGGCATACTGCGTGGTCTTGGCGACATCGCGCGTCCGCACCTGCTCGCCATCACAGGCCACCAGCACGAAGGGCACGCTGCCCAGCAACACCAGGCCAACACGTTGGCTACGTTTCATCGCCAGCGCCCTCAGACCGGTGGGGTCATGCAGGCCGCATTGAGCAGGCCGACACTGATGGAGATCGCCGCCGAAAGGATCGCCGCCGCCAATTCACCCTTGGCGATCCGGGCCGACAGGCCGCGAATCAGCAGGCTGAC of the Pseudomonas vanderleydeniana genome contains:
- a CDS encoding DUF1190 domain-containing protein — encoded protein: MKRSQRVGLVLLGSVPFVLVACDGEQVRTRDVAKTTQYASEPACVAAGVAADVCADAAAEARDQHLEIVPEYPSQDACASDFTRGDCVADLGNTRFHPLMAGFNLTTVQAVPAPLEEEKRLDDQTVIESGPPVVSSNGGGYGSSFGGSGYSSYSNDWGSRFWRWIGLGTDPYAPRYFSEPLYNERDGRGGYQASSLDQQARAGKTFAQSSNARFRLNSPGRFTPASYSGSAPRVVSRGGFGSSHGSSRGG